CGGCATAGCGAAGCTGCCCTGCCCATGAGCATCCTGCAGCACCAGCGCCAGATCGGCGTCCTCGGCAATACCCTGCAAACGCTCGAGGGGAAATTCCGGGTCCAGCGGCACAAAGCACAGGCCGTTATGCAAACAGGCCAGGGTCGCTGCCAACAGGTCGGTCGAGCGCTGCAGGTACAGGCCGACCCGTGCGCCAGGCGGCACGCCCCGCGCCGTCAGTTGCATGGCAATCGCCGCAGTGCGCGCGGCCAGGCGTGCATAGCTGTAACGCTGGCCTGCCCAGCCCAGCGCCATAGCATCCGCATGCTCGGCGAACACCTGCGCCAGGTGGGTACCCAGCAGCGGCACACCGAGGTTCTGCTGCATCGCCGTCATGCCGGCACCTCCACAGCCAGCTCGGCCAGTTCACTCAGTTGCTGACGCAGACGCTGCAGCAGTTGCTCGCTGAGATCGCCGCGCAGGCAGCCGATCTGCCGCAGGGTCAGGCGACCATCGAAAATCCCGCCGTGCAGGCTGACCAGCTCCGCCGAACGATTGTCCGCCGCACTTGGCCGGCCCGGTGCGATGGGCAACGGCTGCCAGTCGCCCTGGCCACTGCGCGCACTGCCCAGGTAATTCAACGCCACGGGCGGCAGCGGTAAGGGGTTGGGTTCCGCCAGGCTGGCGCGCAATGGCATATAGCCGACGCCGTTATCCGGCACCTGGCGCAGCTGTTCGGCGCACTGCGCAATCAGCTGCCCCCAGTCCGCCTGATCATCCAGTTGTAGCGGGTACATGCTGGTAAACCAGCCCAGGGTGCGGCTGACATCCAGGCTCGGGTCAATCGCCTCGCGGCCATGGCCTTCCAGCAGAATCCACTGACGCTGGCCGAGGCCCATCTCGCTCAACGTGCGGGTCAAGGCGGCCAGCAACAGACTGCGCACCTCACAGGCAAATACCTGAGTAGCGTGCTGGCTAAGCTGCTGAGTCAGCGCTGATTCCAACTCGAGCAGGTGCACCTGGGTCGGCTCGACGCTGACCCAGTCGTCCGCGATGCGGTAATCCATAGCCGCCATGCGCTCGCGCCAGAAGCGCAGCTGCGCGCCGGCTTGCAGCACATAGGCGAGCAAGCCCTGGCCCCACTGGCGATAGCTGCTGGTCTTGGCCGGCAGCGCTTCGCCACGGTGCAGGCGCGCCAAATCGTCGGCAAGAATGCGCCAGGACACCGCATCGACCACCAGGTGGTGACAGGCGATAAACAGCCCGCGCCCCTGCGGCAGGTTCTCCACCAGCCCCCAGCAGAGCGTACGCCCCAACATCGGCTCGAAGTGGCTTTGCAACTTGGTTAAGGCTAATTGCAAACCCGTTTCGCCCAGCTCGCGGTAGTCCAGCAATGCGGGTGAGCCCAACGGCAGGTTCTCTAGATAACGCTGGCCACTTTCCGTTACCGCCAGGCGCAAGGCATCGTGATGCTGCAGCAGCTGTTGTAGATAGCTGCGCAACTGCGATACGCCAACGTTCTCGGGCAAGCGCAGCAGCACGCCCTGGTTCCAGTGCTGCGGGGTGGCCAGGGGCTGCTCGAAGAACCAGCGTTGAATCGGCTGCAGTGGGAACTCACCGGTAAGCACGCCCTGCTCGGCCTGCACCGCGATATCTTCGCGCTTGCTGCCCAGCACCCGGCACAGGCGGCGCACGGTCTTAGCCTCGAACACTTCCTTGACCGAGCAGGGATAGCCGGCATCGCGCAGGCGCGTGGTCAGCTGGATACTCAGAATCGAATCGCCGCCCAACTGGAAGAAGTCGCTCTGCACACCGAGCGGCTGATTCAGCACGGCCTGCCATATGGCGAGTATCTCGGCCTCAAGCGGGTTGGCCGGCGGCGTATGCTCGCCGCCGGCCGCCAGGTCGATCTTCGGCAGTTGGCGCAGGTCGAGCTTGCCATTGGGCGTCAGCGGCATCTGTTCGAGCAGCACCAGGCTACTCGGCACCATATATTCCGGCAGACGCTGCGCCACATCATGCAGGATCGCCTCGACCGCAGGCCGAGCTGCACCGGGCTTGAGCGCCGCGTAGCCGACCAAGGCCTGGCGCTGGCCATCGCGTAGCACCAGTACCTTGACCTGTTGCAACGCCGGGCAGCTGAGGCTCAACTGGGTTTCGATCTCCCCCGGTTCAATGCGGTAGCCGCGCAGTTTGATCTGTTCATCCAGCCGCCCTAGGTATTCATAGTCACCATTACCTAACAACCGCGCACGGTCGCCACTGTGGTACAGACGCAGCGTCACACCAGCCACACAGTGCTCGCGGAACACCGCCGCCGTGCGCTCCGGCTGATTTAGATAGCCGCGCGCCAGGCCGAGGCCGGCCAGGCACAGTTCACCCGGCACGCCGACCGGGCAGAGGTTGCCCAGCTCATCAAGAATCAGCGCCTGCATACCGTCGATGGGCGTACCGATGGTCAGACTGCTGCCTGGCAGCAAATGCTTGCACAGCGCAGTTACCGTAGCCTCGGTCGGCCCGTACATATTGATCAGACGCACGCGCCCGGCCCAGCGTTCGATCAGCCCGCTCGGGCAGGCCTCACCGCCGAAGCCTATCGCCTGCAAGGCCGGCAACGCGCGCTCGGGCAGGGTCGCGAGCAAGGCCGTGGGGCAGATCATATGGCTGCTGGCACTGCGTTCGAGCTGCTCCAGCAGGCCTTCGTCGGGGTCGCCCCAGACCAGGCTCGCACCCTGGGTCAGCGGCAGCAGCGCACACATATTGCCGGCATCAAAGGACAGCGACATGCAGTTGAACATACGTGCCTCGCAGCCCAGCTGCAGCCTCTTGGCATGATCCTGCAGCAGGTTGACCAGGCCACCCTGCTCGACCATCACACCCTTGGGCAAACCGCTGGAGCCGGAGGTGTAAATCACCTGGGCGAGTTGCTGCGGATCGTGGCCGAGCGCCGGGGTGGTCAGTGACATGCCGTCCAGCTGCGCCTGCAGGCTGGCATCCTGCAGATCGACCCAGCGCACGCCAGCCTCCAATGCGAATGGCGGTTGGCCCTGGCCGACGATCAGCTCAATGCCGGCATCGCCCAAGATGTGCTGCAAGCGTTCGCGCGGGTAGGCCGGATCCAGCGGCACGTAAGCGGCGTTGATTTTCCAGATGGCCATGACCGCCACGGCGAAGGCATTCTCACGGCGCGCCAGTACGCCCAGCAACGCACCCGGGCCGCAGCCCTCGCTAAGCAACCAATGCGCCAGGCGGTTGGCTCGCGCATCCAGCTCGGCATAGCTTATCGCCTGCTCGTCAAAACCCAGGGCTGGGCGCTGCGGATAAAGCCGCGCCATGTCCTCGAACAAGCCCAGTGCCGTGCGCCGATTAGGATATTCGCGAGGCAACGCGGCCAGACGCGCGGCGGTTTGCTGCACCAGTGGCTGATCGAGCAGCGGCAGCGCCCAGATATCCATCTCGGGTTGTTCAACCACTGCCTCTAGTAGCAGTAACAGGCGTTCGGCATAACGTTCGACCGTGGCGTGCTCGAACAGCGCCGTGGCGTATAGCCAGTCAACCCGCACCGAGTCCATCAATTCGGTGACCTTGACCGAGATATCGGTCTTGGCCGGCAGCACCGGCGAGGTTTCCTCGACCGCCTGGCAACCGGGAATCAGGTCGTTGAAATCGACGCGTGCCTGGTACACCAGCATGATCTGGAAGATCGGGTTGATCGCCGTGTGGCGATCCATGCCCAACGCCTCGCTAAGCGCCTCGAAACGGTACAACTGGTGGTCGAAGGCCTCCAGATCATCCTTGCGGCAAGCTTGCAGGTAATCGCTAAAACTCTGCCGCTCGGGCAGCTGGGTGCGCAGCACTAGGGTGTTGACGAAAAAGCCCACCAGCCCTTCGATATCCGGGCGTTCACGGTAGGCCAGCGGCGTGCCGATAACAATGTCGCGCTCACCACTGTGGCGCGCCAGCAGCAGCGCGAACAGAGCATGCAGGCCAATAAAGGGCGAAGTGTTGTGGCGCTGACAGAGCTGTTTGAAACGCGCCCACAGCGCGTTGTCGATGGTCGAAAAGACCAGCTCGCCACCACTGGCCTGATGCGCCGGACGCGGTTTGTCCAGCGGTAGGCTGTGCACATCGGCAATACCGCGCAGGCGCTCGACCCAGAACGGCTTGAACTGCTCGTGGTAGTCGCGGAACAGCGGCGAATTGAACCAGTTGGCGTAGTCGATATAGTTCAGCGCCGGCGCTTTCCAGTTCAATGGCTGGCGATTCTGGAAGGCCAGAAACGCAGTCTTCAGATCGGCAAACATATTCTTCACCGACCAGCCGTCGGAGATGATGTGGTGCTGGGTAATCAGCAACACGTGCTCACGCGCGCCAAGGCGCAGCAGGTGCACGCGGGTCAGCTCGCCAGTGGTGAGGTCGAAGGGCCGGTTGATCTCCTCGCGCACCCGTTGCGCCACTTGGGCTTCACGGGCTGGTAACTCGAGCGCGGACAAATCCTCAACGTCCAGTTGCAGCGGCCGATGCGGCAAAATCTGTTGTTCGCCACGGCCCTGGGCATTACGCACAAAGCGCGTGCGCAGGCTGGCATGGCGCTGCGCCAGCGCATCGAAAGCAAACGCCAGCGCCGGCACATCTAGCTCGCCGGTAAGGCGGAAATAGACAGGCATGTTGTACAGGTGCGAGCTTTCCTCGTACTGCTCGATAAACCACAAACCGCTCTGCGATGACGACAGCGGGCCGCTCTCGGCGTGCTGCGCCTGGATCGGCGCGGCAAAGGCGTTAGCGGCGGCCAAACAGCTGACGATGGCATCGCGGTTAGCGCGTATTTGTTGGCCCAGCTCTGGGGTGATGGCGTCCTTGTTCGACTGGGAAACCAGCTGGCACTGGGCATTCAGACTCAGTTGCACGCCCCGGCGGGCCAGCTGGTTCAGCAGGCCGATAATATTAGTGCTCATGTGCGTCCTCTCAGTCGGTCAGGCTTGCGCCGCCGTCGACCACTATGTCTTGCAGAGTGATGTGGCTGGCCAGGTTCGATGCTAGGAACAGCACGACGCTGGCGATCTCTTCCGGGGTGGCGATCTTCTGCAGCGGGATGCCCAGCTTGAACTGCTCGGGAAAGCCGGCGATGGTGCGCGCCGCTGCATCGGGGCTGTGCCACATGCCGCGCTGCATCGGTGTGTCAGTAGAACCCGGTGACACCAGGTTGCAGCGCACGCCATGGGCCGCCAACTCGAGGCCGGCGGTGCGGATCAGGCTGCTAAGCGCCGCCTTGGACGCGCTGTAGGCAGCCATCTGCATGCGTGGCACATGCGCCGCGTTACTGCTCACAGCCACAACTGCGCCACGCCGCCAGGCCTTGAAGCGTGGCATCAGCTGACGCAGCAGGTAGAACGGCCCGGAGACATTTACCCGTAAGCAGGCATCCCAGTCCTCCAGTGCCAGCGCCTCGATCGGCGCCAGACGCAGCACGCCGGCGACACTGGCCAGCACATCGATCACCCCGTGGGCACCCAGCAACTCGTGGCAGGCCTGCTGCACTGCCTGAGCATCGCCAATATCCAGCACATAGCGGGTAAAGCCGTAATTTTGCTCGGGGAAGCTCAAATCGAAGCCGATCACCTGCCCACCCAACTGGGCAAACCCCTCCGCCACGCTGCGGCCAATGCCCTGGCCGGCACCGGTGACCCAGATGGTCTGACCGCTGAAGTCCATTTGTCTGTTCATCTACATGCTCCTTAGAGCCTGTTCACGATCTCGCGAGCTAGAGCGATACAAGGCGCTACGTAGTAACCGCCTCCGGCTGGTCAAAACGGCAAGGAAGTAGAATTTACGAGCGGTAAATAAGCATTCCGAGCTTGTTTTTAACGCAGTAGCGCCGACGCGCAGCAGATCGTGAATAGGTTCTTACCAAACCTGTTCCACCTGCGCTTCACCCTGCAGCACGCGGCTGTCGAGAAAGTGGCAGAAGTCCGCCAGACGCGGGTGATCGAAAACATCGGAGACCTTCACCGCCGTACCGAACTCACTGGCCAGGCGATTGACGATCTGGATGGTCTGCAGCGACTGCCCGCCCAGCTCGAAAAAGTTGTCAGCGGCCTGAATCGCGCTGACGCCGAGAATCTGCTGCCAGATGCTGCGCACCCGTTGCTGGGTCTCATCGTCCAGCGCCTGCTCGCGCGAGCCTTGCAGGTACTCCGTTTGCAGGCGTTTGCGGTCGAGCTTGTTAGTGGCGGTGCGCGGCAACACCGGGTAGTGCCGGTAATCGGTCGGCACCATGGCCGCCGGCAGCAGCTTGGCGAGCTCCTGGCGGATACCACGTACGTCATCGCGCGGACCACTGATAAAGGCCACCAACCGGCGCAACCCGCCGCCTAGTTCCAGACCCTGCACGCAGGCCTCATCGACCCCGCTCAAAGCCAGCAGACGCGACTCGACTTCGCCGGGCTGGATGCGATAGCCGCTGATCTTGAATTCATTGTCCAGGCGGCCGAGGTAAACCAGGCGGCCTTCCTCTATCCGCACCCGATCACCAGTGCGGTAGACCGGCGTCTGCTGCGCGCCGATCAGCAAGCTGGCAAAGGCCTGCGAATCGCTGCCCAGGTAGCCGTTGGCTAACTGCGCACCGCACAGCACGAGCTCGCCCTCCTCGGCCGGACGTTCGCCACGGCCGAGCACCAGCGCCGTGACGCCAGCCAGCGGCTGACCAATCGGCAAGCTGTCGCCATCCGCTGTCAGCTGCTGCAGATCGCAAGTAGTCGCTACCACCGTAGTTTCGGTCGGGCCATAGGTGTTGATCAGGCGAATCGCTGGCGGGGCCATACGCTGCCAGGCCGTCAGTTGTTCGCGGTACACCGCCTCGCCGCCGATGATCACACTCTTCAACCCACCCGGCACCTGCACCAGGCCGGCGCGCAGGGCCACCACCCACTCGTTCCAGAAGGCGGTCGGCAGGTCTAGCACGCTGATTGCCAGTTGCTCGAGACCCTCGACAAAGGCGCTGATCGACTCCAGCAGCGCATCGGTGCGCAGCACCAGCGTCGCGCCGGCGCTGAGACTGACAAATACCTCCTCGATGCTGGCGTCGAAGTTGAACGGGGCGAACTGCAGCATGCGATCGGTGGCATCCACGCCATAACGCAGACGCGCCGCCTGGATAAAGTGGTCCAGCGCGCGGTGGCTGATCTCCACACCCTTGGGCGTACCGGTAGAGCCGGAGGTGAACATCAGGTAGGCCGCCGCCTCGCCCTGACGTGGCGCGCAGAGGCGCTTGGTGCTGTGCAGCACGCCAGCCAGTTCGATCGGACCACTGTAGCTATCGGCCAGGCGATGGCGGAACGCCGCCTCGGTGACCACCAGGGCCAGCTGCGCGGTGGTGCAGATCAGGCGCTGACGTTCAGCGGGCTGCTCCGGGTCGAGCGGCACATACACCGCCCCCGCCAGCAACACGCCGAGTTGCACGACAATCGCCTCGGGGCTGCGGCTGAGCATCACCCCGACCCGCTCACCCGGCTGTACGCCACGCTCGCTCAAGGCGGCGGCGATGGTTTCGGCCTGCGCCTGCAATTCGCCGTAGGTAAGCCTGCGCTCGCCCTGGCACAGCGCCAGGTGCTGCGGCTGCCGTTCGGCCTGGGCGCGAATGGCCAGCAGCACGCAGCCGACCTCGGCCATGGCGGTCTGCTCGGCGGCCGGTGCGCTAAGCAGATGCTGCGCGCGGTACTGCGCGCTCCAGGCGCTCAGCAACTGATCACGCGGCTGTTGCGGGGCCTGCAACCAGGCGGCCAGCAGACTGAACAACTCCTCCTGCAGCGCGCGCACCTGCGCCTGGCTGTAGCACGCCGGGTTGGCGTCGTAATCCAGCAGCGGCACACCGTTAGCACCCAGATGCACTTCCAGGGTCAGGTCTTCCACCGGGCCGGCACTCAGGCTCAAGGTGCGCGCCGGACAGTCACCGAAGGTCTGCGGCCGGTCGAACGGCATGATATTGATCAGCGGGCCGAACAGGCGTTGCTCGCCACCGACCCGAGCGAGGTCGCGGCGCAGTGACTCGTAACGGTAATGCTGATGCTTGCGACTGCTGCGGCGCAGCTTGCCGATGCTCTGTGCGGCTTCGAGCAGATTGGCCTGATCGCTCAGGTTGAGACACAGCGGGGCGATGTTCATCTGCATGCAGGGCACATTGAAGGAGGCCGAACCCATACGGTTCATCACCATCAGACCGAGCACCTGGGCGGCGCTGCCGCTGACCTGGCGCAACTGCGCCGACAGTGCGGCCAAAAGCAGGTCTGGCCAGCCAATTTTATTGGCCTCGGCCAGTTGATTCAGCGCCTGCCACAGCGACGGCGGAAACGCTGCCGAATGACGGAGGAAGGTCGCCGAAATCGGCGCAACGCGCTCACTAAAGCTGACGGCCTCAGGCAGCGCACCCAGCTGTTCACACCAGTAGTCGCGGGCTGCGGCCGTACGGCCCTGGCTTTCGCGCTCGGCATCCTCACTCAGTACTGCGGCGTAGTCACCAAACTCGCAAGGTGCGGCCGGTTCACCGCGCGTTGCCGCGCCATACAGCTCGGCAACGCGCTGATAGAGCAGGTTGCTGCCATAACCATCGAGGGCTATGTGGTGAATGCAGCCGTAGAGGAAATCCACCTCTGTGCCATGCAGCAGAGTGAAGCGGCATGGCAGCTCGCGTTCCAGATCGAACGGCTGGCGAATCTCGGCCATGCCCCACTGCTGCACCCAGGCCTGGGCATCGATCCCGGCCGGTATTTGCACCTGCGCCACGCTGAGCGGCAGTTCGGCAGGGTTGAACCACACCTGCTCGCCCTCGACCACAAAATGCCCGCAGAGCGCTTCGCATTCGCTGACCGCCTGGCGCAGCGCGGCCATCAGCTGCGCGGCTTGGATCTTGCCGGCGAAGACGATGCATTCGGCAGTGTTGAACATCGCGCGATCTTCATTCAGCACATAGCCGTGCCACAGGCCCTGCTGGGCGACTCCCAAGCGCCTCATGCGGCACCGCCATGCTGTTCGATCAGGCTCCACCAGCCGTTCAGCGTCGGCGTCTTGGCCAGATCGGTGAAACTCAGTTCCAGCCCCTGCGCACGCCACTCACTGAGCAGCGCCATCACCTGAATCGAGTCGAGGCCGTAGTCGAGCAGGTTCTCGTCGGGGTCGAAGGGTTCGTCCAGTTCATCCAACAGGCTCAGCAGGCGTGCCTGCAAGGCGGCGCGGGTCAATGCCGGTGCGGCGGTGCGGCCCAGGCTCAGCACATCGGCGCAACGAATCACCTGGCCGCAGCGGGTCGCCACATAATTCAACGCCATCTGGTGGTCGGCCTGGTTAAAGTCGGCCACGCCATCGGCCAGCAGGAACGGCTGGATGTCGCGCATAAAGGCGTCGCAGGCGGTCATCAGACAGCCGATATGGGCGTAGATGCCGCCGATGATCAGCTGGTCGCGCCCCAGTTCCTTGAGCATGTGCTCCAGCGGCGAACGCTGAAAGGCGCTGTAGCGCCACTTCACCAGTACCGTGTCGTCAGGCTCCGGGGCCAGCCCGGCGATGATCGCCTGACGCTCGGGGTGCTGGGTAATGCCCGGCCCCCACATATCGTTGAGCAGGGCCCGTTCGGCGTCGCTTTGCGCGCCGGGCTGGGCGGTGTAAACCACCGGAATACCCAGCAGCTTGCATTGCGCACGCACCGCTGCCAGCCGCTCGACCAAGGCCTGAACGAAGGTGCTGTCGGCCTCCCAGAAGTCGGCGAAATACGCCTGCATATCGTGAATCAACAATACCGCGCGGGCCGGATCAAGCGTCCACTTGACCTTGTTAGGCGTCCATTCGCTGGGGATGCTGTAGGGCTGCAGAGCCGGGATAGCCATGAGAGGATTTCCTTATTCAGTAGGAGCTAATTCAGTGGGAGCAAGATGCGCCGCAATACGCTGACGCAGACGGGTCTTGTCGACCTTGCCGACGGCGGTCATGGGCAGCCTGTCGAGGTGTTCGAAACGGTCGGGCAACTTGTAGTCGGCCAAGCCCAGGCCACGCAGAAACTTGCGCAAGGCGATGCTCTTGAGCGCCGGGTCACGGCTGACCACGAAGGCGCAGCTTTTCTCGCCCAGCGCCGTGTCGGGCATCGCCACCAGCGCCGCATGGGTGATTGCCGGGTGCGCCATCAGCAGGTTTTCCACTTCCTCGGCGGCGATCTTCTCGCCACCGCGATTGATCTGGTCCTTGATCCGCCCGACCACCTCCAGGTAGCCATCGGCGCGCAGCCGCACTAGATCGCCGGAGCGGTAGAAACCCTCGGCATCGAAGGCCTGGGCGTTGTGTTCGGGGCTCTGAAAATAACCGCGAATGGTGTACGGTCCACGGGTCAGCAGCGCACCGATCTCACCGACCGCCACCGGGTTGCCGGCGCGGTCGAGCACGCGCACTTCATCGGCAGGGCTCATCGGACAACCCTGAGTGCCATAGACGTGCGCCTCGTCATCATCGAGACGGGTGTAATTGACCAGGCCCTCGGCCATGCCGAACACCTGCTGCAGGCGACAACCCAGTTCGCTGCCGATTCGCTGTGCCTGCGCCTCAGGCAAGCGCGCGCCGCCGACCTGCAACAGTTGCAGGCTGGCCAATTCGGCCCGTTGCTCGGCGGCAGCCTGTAGCCACAGCGACAGTGCCGGCGGCACCAGGGCGCTGACATTTACCTGATGACGAGCGATCAGCGGGAAGCAGGTCGCCGGCCCCGGATCGACCGCCAGCACCACGCAGCCGCCGGCATGCAATACCCCCAGCGCGCCAGGCGAACTCAAGGCAAAGTTGTGCGCCGCTGGTAGCGCGCAGAGATAGCGGGTGTGGCGGTCGAACGCGCAGATTTCCACGCTGCGGCGCACGCTGTAGGCGTAGTCGTCATGGGTACGCGGAATCAGCTTCGGCGTGCCGGTGCTGCCACCAGAAAGCTGGAAGAACGCCACCTGATCGGCTGGCGTCGGCGCATAGGCGCGCAGCACTGCAGCCGGCTGCAACCAGGCGCTCAGCGACCGCACAGGGTCGGCATCGCCATCGAGCAGCAGGGTATCGAGTTCAGGAATTGCGGCCTGTAATTCATCGAAAAAACGGTCATCGGCAAACAGCGGATGCTGGCGACTGCCGATAAACAGCCGCGGGCGCACCTGTCCGGCGTAGGCCAGTAGTTCCAGGCGGCTATGGCTGAACAGCGCGTTGACCGGCGCAACACCCACCTTGAGCAGGGCGAAGAAGACGATATAGAACTCAGCCTGATTACCCAGCTGGACCAACGCCCGATCACCCGGAGCAAAGCCCTGATTGGCCAGGCGCTGAGCCAGATGAGCGGCCTGCGCATCCACGTCGGCATAGCTCAGCTGGCGTTCGCCACAGATCAGTGCAATCGCCTCGGGTTGCGCCTGCACCTGGGCCTCGAGCAGTTGCGTCAGCGGCTCACCGCGCCAGTAACCGGCCTGGCGATAGCGCGCGGCAAATTCCGCCGGCCAGGGCGTGAACGGCACCAAACTCATAGCGCCTCCCGTTCCAGACCGAAGGCCGAGAGCATGGTGCCGAGCTTGTTGCCGGTCTCCAGCCACTCCGACTCCGGACAGGACGCGGTAACCAAACCCGCGCCGGCAAACAGGCTGACCCGCGTGTGTTCAACGATGCCGCAGCGGATCACCACCGCCCATTCGCCGTTGCCATCGGCATCACTCCAGCCGACGATGCCGCCAAATACACCGCGGTCGAACGGCTCCAGTTCGGCGATCAGACGTTTGGCCGCCGCAGTCGGAAAGCCGCACAGCGCTGGTGTTGGATGCAGGCGGCAGGCCAGGCTCAGCGCCGATGCAGGCGTATCCAGCTCGCCAGCGATTTGCGTCGACAGGTGCCAGAGCCGCGCGGTTTTCAACAAAGAAGGCGCATCGGCCACGTTCAGGCTGCGGCACAGCGGGCGCAGCTGGCGATCCAGCTCCTGGATCACCAGGCGATGCTCATGCAGGTCCTTGGTCGATTGCAGCAGCGCCTGCGCCACCAACGCATCAGCAGCAGGGTCAGCCAGACGCTTGGCCGAGCCGGCCAGTGGATTGGAGGTGAAGTGTCGACCGTGTTGACGCAACAACAGCTCGGGGCTCGCGCCGATCAGCACACCGCCATCCGGCAAATCCATGGAAAAGTGATAGGCCTCGGGGTTCTGCTGGCGCAGCCCCTGGAACACCGTAGCGGCGCACGGCGCATTGTCGAACTCCAGCTGCAACAGCCGCGACAGCACCACCTTGCTCACCTGGCCGCCACGCAACACTTCGACGGCACGACCGACGGCTTGTTTGAAACCAGCCTGATCCGGCTGCTCGGTGCATTGGCGTGCCTTGCCGCAGGGTAAACCGCAAACCCTGGTTGGCGGTGCGACTGGCAACAGGCGCGAAACATGGCGTGGGACAAACAGACTGGACGGCTGCTGCTTGTCGAAGGGAATCACCCCAACCACCATTGGCTGGCTCAAGCCAGCCGCCTTGGCCTCGGCAAAGGCCGCCTCTACCGCCCGTTCAACGCCGTGACCATCCTCACCTGCCGGTGTCTCGATGGCCTGAAAACAGCCGCTGGCCTCAACCCCGCCTTCAGGGGAATAGAACCTATAAGTGGGTGCATAGATATCGCTCCAAGGGGAGCCCCCACGAGCGACACGCGTCAATGCATTCACTCCAACCTCCATATTTAACGCTAATACGAACAATTAGCATTTACATAAAGATGGCAAAACTAACCACTCGCAGAAGTTGCGTCAATTTATTTCTAAGGCTCTAGCCCGTGGGTTACTGAGACGAAGTGGTGGGATTTGCAGCCATCCGCCGCGAACCTGCAGCCCGCTTGCAGCTTTGGCCGACAAGTGCAGCGATCCCGTCTGGGTGAATGACAAAAGTGATTTAGCCAAACTGCCAACGACATCGCAGCGCTGACAACGGGCGGGAACTCCTACTTGCCCCGCCCCGCCAGGATGCGCGTTGCGCCCTGGGTTTTCTGGCAGTACCAGAACACCCGGCTGACGCCACGGGTGATCGCCACGTAGGCCAGGCGCAGGCTTTCATCCTGCATGGCTTGGTCGTAGCTGTTGCTGAAAAATCCCGAGTAGGCATACAGCGCATTGCGCAGCGGGTGCGGCTCAGGCGGCATGCAGTCATCGAGGATGATTGCCACTTCGGCTTGCAAGCCCTTGGCGCGGTGGATGGTGTAGGCCTTGACCGGCAGTTTCTTGTCCAGCTGCGCGGTAATGGCCTGCAGCGGTTCGTTGCGCCGGCTGAGCAGCAGCACGGCATTACGTTCGCGGCTGTTGCGCGCGGCGGCGTAAGCGCACTGCGCGTTGATCTGTTTGAGCAGCTCCGGCAGGCGTGCCTTGCTATCGAAGCGCTGGATCAGGCGCACACCATGATCACCTGGCTGGGTAGCTTTGATCGCCTGACTGGCCTTCTCCTGTTTGTGCTGCACGTCGCCGAGCAGCGCTTCAGCGTCACGGATAATCGGCTCAATCGAACGGTAGTTGTTGGCCAGGGTCAGCACGGCGCTGCGTTTGGCTTTGCCTTTACCGGGAAAGTGCCGGTCGAAGTCGATAAACAGCTCCGGCGAGCTGCCGCGCCAACCGTAGATCGACTGCCAGTCATCGCCAATGGCCATCAGGCTGACGGCTATGCCCGACCCGGCCAGGGAACGCTGCACGGCTTGCAGCCATTGGACTATTTGCGGCGAGATGTCCTGAAATTCGTCGATCAG
This DNA window, taken from Pseudomonas sp. SG20056, encodes the following:
- the dhbA gene encoding 2,3-dihydro-2,3-dihydroxybenzoate dehydrogenase; the encoded protein is MNRQMDFSGQTIWVTGAGQGIGRSVAEGFAQLGGQVIGFDLSFPEQNYGFTRYVLDIGDAQAVQQACHELLGAHGVIDVLASVAGVLRLAPIEALALEDWDACLRVNVSGPFYLLRQLMPRFKAWRRGAVVAVSSNAAHVPRMQMAAYSASKAALSSLIRTAGLELAAHGVRCNLVSPGSTDTPMQRGMWHSPDAAARTIAGFPEQFKLGIPLQKIATPEEIASVVLFLASNLASHITLQDIVVDGGASLTD
- a CDS encoding non-ribosomal peptide synthetase codes for the protein MSTNIIGLLNQLARRGVQLSLNAQCQLVSQSNKDAITPELGQQIRANRDAIVSCLAAANAFAAPIQAQHAESGPLSSSQSGLWFIEQYEESSHLYNMPVYFRLTGELDVPALAFAFDALAQRHASLRTRFVRNAQGRGEQQILPHRPLQLDVEDLSALELPAREAQVAQRVREEINRPFDLTTGELTRVHLLRLGAREHVLLITQHHIISDGWSVKNMFADLKTAFLAFQNRQPLNWKAPALNYIDYANWFNSPLFRDYHEQFKPFWVERLRGIADVHSLPLDKPRPAHQASGGELVFSTIDNALWARFKQLCQRHNTSPFIGLHALFALLLARHSGERDIVIGTPLAYRERPDIEGLVGFFVNTLVLRTQLPERQSFSDYLQACRKDDLEAFDHQLYRFEALSEALGMDRHTAINPIFQIMLVYQARVDFNDLIPGCQAVEETSPVLPAKTDISVKVTELMDSVRVDWLYATALFEHATVERYAERLLLLLEAVVEQPEMDIWALPLLDQPLVQQTAARLAALPREYPNRRTALGLFEDMARLYPQRPALGFDEQAISYAELDARANRLAHWLLSEGCGPGALLGVLARRENAFAVAVMAIWKINAAYVPLDPAYPRERLQHILGDAGIELIVGQGQPPFALEAGVRWVDLQDASLQAQLDGMSLTTPALGHDPQQLAQVIYTSGSSGLPKGVMVEQGGLVNLLQDHAKRLQLGCEARMFNCMSLSFDAGNMCALLPLTQGASLVWGDPDEGLLEQLERSASSHMICPTALLATLPERALPALQAIGFGGEACPSGLIERWAGRVRLINMYGPTEATVTALCKHLLPGSSLTIGTPIDGMQALILDELGNLCPVGVPGELCLAGLGLARGYLNQPERTAAVFREHCVAGVTLRLYHSGDRARLLGNGDYEYLGRLDEQIKLRGYRIEPGEIETQLSLSCPALQQVKVLVLRDGQRQALVGYAALKPGAARPAVEAILHDVAQRLPEYMVPSSLVLLEQMPLTPNGKLDLRQLPKIDLAAGGEHTPPANPLEAEILAIWQAVLNQPLGVQSDFFQLGGDSILSIQLTTRLRDAGYPCSVKEVFEAKTVRRLCRVLGSKREDIAVQAEQGVLTGEFPLQPIQRWFFEQPLATPQHWNQGVLLRLPENVGVSQLRSYLQQLLQHHDALRLAVTESGQRYLENLPLGSPALLDYRELGETGLQLALTKLQSHFEPMLGRTLCWGLVENLPQGRGLFIACHHLVVDAVSWRILADDLARLHRGEALPAKTSSYRQWGQGLLAYVLQAGAQLRFWRERMAAMDYRIADDWVSVEPTQVHLLELESALTQQLSQHATQVFACEVRSLLLAALTRTLSEMGLGQRQWILLEGHGREAIDPSLDVSRTLGWFTSMYPLQLDDQADWGQLIAQCAEQLRQVPDNGVGYMPLRASLAEPNPLPLPPVALNYLGSARSGQGDWQPLPIAPGRPSAADNRSAELVSLHGGIFDGRLTLRQIGCLRGDLSEQLLQRLRQQLSELAELAVEVPA